From Oligoflexia bacterium, the proteins below share one genomic window:
- a CDS encoding iron-sulfur cluster assembly protein produces MNNSLNIKFSDLAKEKVLAFIEASNKDHMVLRIQITETLIDKYKYYFSLEEVHQKKPDDVVIQLEHFTTHIDAKSAQNLYGAKVDWKRQDNMEGFAIENPNKPKLPSNNTELEQMIIEELKTVYDPEIPVNVYDLGLIYNITLDKDNVATITMTLTTPNCPAAETLPAEIEQKAKSVPTVKDVKIDLTWEPPWHKDMISEAARLELGLM; encoded by the coding sequence ATGAATAACTCACTTAATATAAAATTTAGCGATCTTGCAAAAGAAAAAGTTTTAGCTTTTATTGAAGCTTCTAATAAAGACCATATGGTTCTTAGAATACAAATTACTGAAACGTTAATTGATAAATATAAATATTATTTTTCTTTAGAAGAAGTACATCAAAAAAAACCTGATGATGTTGTGATTCAGTTAGAACATTTTACTACTCATATTGATGCAAAAAGTGCCCAAAACTTATATGGCGCAAAAGTAGATTGGAAACGTCAAGATAACATGGAAGGTTTTGCTATAGAAAACCCTAATAAACCTAAATTACCTTCTAATAATACAGAGCTAGAACAAATGATTATTGAAGAATTAAAAACTGTTTATGACCCTGAAATTCCAGTAAATGTTTATGATTTAGGTTTAATTTATAATATCACTCTTGATAAAGACAATGTTGCAACCATAACAATGACCCTGACCACCCCCAACTGTCCTGCTGCTGAAACTCTACCCGCAGAAATTGAACAAAAAGCCAAGTCTGTTCCAACAGTAAAAGATGTAAAGATAGATCTTACTTGGGAACCCCCATGGCATAAAGATATGATCAGTGAAGCCGCACGTTTAGAGTTGGGCTTAATGTAA
- a CDS encoding SufS family cysteine desulfurase, translating into MQQKDITNKKKFDIDSVRKDFPILNQTINSKPLVYFDNAASTQKPNQMIDQLCNFLKHDYANVHRGIHTLSQRSTLLLEDTRKKIQTLLGAQSENEIIFLRGVTEASNLLAHVLQSTINPNDEIIITEMEHHSNIVPWQMLAQSTGAQIKVIPINDMGELNLESYKSLLNSKTKLVAFSHISNALGTINPIKNIIDLAHEHNALTILDAAQSVAHKKIDVQDINCDFLMFSAHKLYGPTGFGALYGKENLLNSLPPFHGGGEMIDQVTTLKSTYKLAPARFEAGTPNIMGAVAFGASLDYFNQFNIDELELHEHRLLESAQELIKTIPGIKILGHTQNKSAILSFYHENIHSNDIAMILDQMGIAVRSGHHCAQPIMDHFKINSSCRASFAMYNTLNEVDYFITALRKAIKMLGK; encoded by the coding sequence ATGCAACAAAAAGATATTACTAATAAGAAAAAGTTTGATATTGATAGCGTTAGAAAAGATTTTCCAATCTTAAATCAAACAATCAACTCTAAACCTTTGGTATATTTTGATAACGCAGCATCTACACAAAAACCAAACCAAATGATTGATCAATTGTGTAACTTTTTAAAGCATGACTATGCAAATGTTCATCGTGGCATTCATACTTTAAGCCAACGTTCCACATTATTATTAGAAGATACTCGCAAAAAAATTCAAACATTGCTGGGAGCTCAATCTGAAAATGAAATTATTTTTTTACGTGGTGTAACTGAAGCCAGTAATTTGCTTGCCCATGTTTTGCAATCAACAATAAATCCTAATGATGAAATTATCATCACTGAAATGGAACACCATTCTAATATTGTTCCCTGGCAAATGCTTGCTCAATCAACTGGAGCTCAAATAAAAGTAATCCCAATCAATGATATGGGAGAATTAAATTTAGAATCTTATAAATCTCTTCTTAATTCTAAAACTAAACTTGTGGCTTTCTCACATATATCAAATGCCTTAGGAACAATTAACCCAATAAAAAACATTATTGACCTAGCTCATGAACATAATGCTTTAACTATTCTTGATGCTGCTCAAAGTGTTGCTCATAAAAAAATAGACGTCCAAGACATAAACTGTGATTTTTTGATGTTTTCTGCTCATAAACTTTACGGCCCAACAGGTTTTGGTGCCCTTTATGGTAAAGAGAACCTTCTTAACTCTTTACCTCCGTTTCATGGTGGAGGTGAAATGATTGATCAAGTTACCACACTTAAATCTACCTATAAGCTTGCTCCAGCACGTTTTGAAGCTGGGACACCAAATATTATGGGTGCGGTTGCATTTGGAGCAAGTCTTGACTACTTTAATCAATTCAATATTGATGAACTTGAACTTCACGAACATCGTTTACTAGAATCAGCTCAAGAGTTAATAAAAACTATTCCTGGAATTAAAATATTAGGTCATACACAAAATAAATCAGCCATACTTTCTTTTTATCATGAAAATATTCATTCTAACGATATTGCAATGATTCTAGACCAAATGGGTATAGCTGTTCGTTCAGGCCATCATTGTGCTCAACCTATTATGGATCATTTTAAAATCAACTCGTCTTGTAGGGCTTCCTTTGCAATGTACAACACACTTAATGAAGTTGATTATTTTATAACCGCGCTTAGAAAAGCTATTAAAATGTTAGGAAAATAA
- the sufB gene encoding Fe-S cluster assembly protein SufB — translation MSKDNAHIETLTQSQYKYGFSSDIAAHSFAPGLDEETIVKLSAIKKEPQFLLDWRLKAFEHWKTLTVPSWQNLKIPKINYQDIVYYSAPKSNDQKPQSLDEVDPELLEMYEKLGIPLHERAALAGVANANVAIDAVFDSVSVATTYKKELAEKGIIFSSFSEAAQDHPQLIKQYLGTVVPYTDNFYAALNSAVFSDGSFVYIPKGVRCPMELSTYFRINAMNTGQFERTLIIADDDSYVSYLEGCTAPMRDENQLHAAVVELVAKERSEIKYSTVQNWYPGDKHGKGGIYNFVTKRGICAGESSKISWTQVETGSAITWKYPSCILKGKNSVGEFYSVAVTNNYQQADTGTKMIHLGENSKSTIISKGISAGKSHNSYRGLVKVMKNAKNARNYSQCDSLLLGDQCGAHTFPYLEIKNSSTQVEHEATTAKIGEDQLFYCQQRGLDAEQAVKMIVHGFCESVFKELPMEFAVEAKKLLEVSLEGSVG, via the coding sequence ATGTCTAAAGACAATGCTCATATAGAAACATTAACACAATCACAGTATAAGTACGGTTTTTCATCCGATATCGCAGCTCACTCTTTTGCTCCAGGGTTGGATGAAGAGACCATTGTAAAACTTTCAGCCATAAAAAAAGAACCTCAATTTTTATTGGATTGGAGACTTAAAGCCTTTGAACATTGGAAAACTTTAACCGTTCCGTCCTGGCAAAATTTAAAAATTCCAAAAATCAACTATCAAGATATTGTCTACTACTCCGCTCCTAAATCCAATGATCAAAAACCACAAAGTTTAGATGAAGTTGATCCAGAACTTTTAGAAATGTATGAGAAGCTTGGTATTCCTTTGCATGAACGCGCAGCTTTAGCTGGCGTAGCCAATGCCAATGTTGCCATCGATGCAGTTTTTGACAGTGTCTCTGTGGCTACAACATACAAAAAAGAGTTGGCGGAAAAAGGAATTATTTTCAGTTCATTTTCCGAAGCCGCACAAGACCATCCACAACTCATAAAACAATATTTAGGTACGGTTGTTCCATACACAGATAATTTTTATGCTGCTTTAAACTCAGCTGTTTTTTCTGATGGTTCATTTGTTTACATCCCAAAAGGTGTCCGCTGCCCCATGGAACTTTCTACTTATTTTAGAATCAATGCTATGAATACGGGTCAGTTTGAAAGAACCTTAATTATTGCAGATGATGACTCTTATGTTAGCTATCTTGAAGGCTGTACTGCCCCAATGCGAGATGAAAACCAATTGCACGCCGCTGTTGTTGAACTTGTAGCTAAAGAAAGATCTGAAATAAAATACTCTACTGTGCAAAATTGGTATCCTGGAGATAAACACGGTAAAGGTGGTATTTATAATTTTGTGACCAAACGAGGGATTTGTGCTGGCGAGTCATCAAAGATTTCATGGACTCAAGTGGAAACCGGCTCTGCTATAACCTGGAAATACCCTAGCTGTATATTAAAAGGCAAAAACTCCGTGGGTGAATTTTATTCCGTAGCGGTAACCAACAATTACCAACAAGCCGATACTGGCACAAAAATGATTCATCTTGGAGAAAACAGTAAAAGTACGATTATCTCTAAGGGTATATCTGCTGGTAAAAGTCATAACTCTTACAGAGGTTTAGTAAAAGTTATGAAAAATGCCAAAAATGCTAGAAACTATTCACAATGTGATTCTTTATTATTGGGAGATCAATGCGGTGCACATACTTTTCCTTACTTAGAGATAAAAAATTCTAGCACGCAAGTAGAGCATGAAGCGACAACAGCTAAAATTGGTGAGGATCAACTGTTTTACTGTCAGCAAAGAGGTTTAGACGCAGAGCAAGCTGTAAAAATGATTGTGCATGGTTTTTGTGAGTCTGTATTTAAAGAGCTTCCTATGGAGTTTGCTGTGGAAGCAAAAAAACTTCTAGAGGTTAGTTTAGAAGGAAGCGTTGGATAA
- a CDS encoding DMT family transporter, whose translation MHFFKSGIFWNILSSLLFVVTSTYIKLASDEANHFQAVFFRSIIPIPILFAIAKHQGLSLWGTKRKLLFLRGLYGAIQLQFFIFAVMNLPLGDVMVLVSTSPLFVAFLSPWIAQEKSHSFVFWMIPLFLLGLSLIIKPNLSVALVPTASAISTAIGVAIISLVIRKLRKTDTPVTIVFYFVFFSSILSLPTAIYYWTPLSFKNWIYLCLSGISAMVAQICMTYALRLERASTLALFSYIGPVFGYIFGITIFNDRPDIWALLGASIIIACGIFTAKMNAKKSKFDLEQKA comes from the coding sequence GTGCATTTTTTTAAATCTGGCATATTTTGGAATATTTTATCTTCACTACTCTTTGTAGTGACTTCTACTTACATTAAACTTGCCAGCGATGAAGCCAATCATTTTCAAGCAGTATTTTTTAGATCTATTATTCCTATTCCAATTCTTTTTGCAATAGCCAAGCATCAAGGTCTATCTTTATGGGGAACAAAAAGAAAACTATTATTTTTAAGAGGTCTTTATGGTGCCATTCAACTGCAGTTTTTTATTTTTGCAGTTATGAATTTACCCCTTGGTGACGTTATGGTCCTTGTTTCTACGTCACCATTGTTTGTTGCTTTCTTATCCCCATGGATTGCTCAAGAAAAATCACATAGCTTTGTTTTTTGGATGATTCCTTTATTTTTATTGGGTTTAAGTTTGATTATAAAACCTAACTTAAGTGTTGCGCTGGTTCCCACAGCATCTGCAATAAGTACTGCCATTGGTGTTGCAATTATATCATTAGTCATCAGAAAACTAAGAAAGACAGACACTCCAGTCACCATTGTTTTTTATTTTGTTTTTTTTTCAAGCATACTTTCTCTACCAACAGCAATTTACTATTGGACACCTTTATCATTTAAAAACTGGATTTACTTATGCCTATCTGGCATTTCTGCCATGGTAGCGCAAATATGTATGACGTATGCTTTACGTCTAGAAAGAGCCAGTACTCTTGCTTTATTTAGCTATATTGGCCCAGTGTTTGGCTATATCTTTGGGATAACTATCTTTAATGATCGCCCAGATATATGGGCATTGCTCGGTGCCTCAATCATTATTGCCTGTGGTATATTTACTGCAAAAATGAATGCTAAGAAATCTAAATTTGATCTTGAACAAAAGGCTTAA
- a CDS encoding AI-2E family transporter: MTKTDKLSQSCLLILTAIALAFSLAYVKNIAVPFVISVFMYAVFLPITSFLQRKAKLSRDLSILVTMLGFLIFASMLVVFIVQSLQAFAQNAGQYQNKVIESLNFLQSIAKKWNIRLNIDSLESMLQNIPVFDLITNVSGELLNILGNAGLIIIFVLFLFFGTQKNTVRSKTIDLMQEQVSQYSIAKFFISLGTAVSQGILLSVLNVEMVLMFSVLTFLLNFIPNIGSIIAVLLPLPLAILQFGFTFPFYVLLFLSIAIQMIWGNILEPKLLGQTLGFHPVTILLCLLFWGLVWGIPGMFLAVPMTSILKIILEQIDATKSIAKLLEGQLNYQDDLS; this comes from the coding sequence ATGACTAAAACAGATAAGCTTTCGCAGTCTTGTCTATTGATTTTAACCGCGATAGCCTTAGCCTTTTCCCTTGCCTACGTGAAAAATATTGCTGTTCCTTTTGTTATTTCTGTATTTATGTACGCCGTATTTCTGCCAATAACTTCTTTTTTACAAAGAAAAGCCAAACTATCGCGTGATCTTTCCATTTTAGTAACAATGTTGGGATTTTTAATTTTTGCAAGCATGTTGGTGGTATTTATTGTTCAGTCCTTACAAGCTTTTGCTCAAAATGCAGGCCAATACCAAAATAAAGTTATTGAATCACTTAACTTTTTACAAAGTATTGCAAAAAAATGGAATATTCGACTTAACATTGATTCTTTAGAATCAATGTTACAAAACATTCCTGTCTTTGACCTTATTACCAATGTTAGTGGTGAATTATTAAATATCTTGGGCAATGCGGGTCTTATTATTATTTTTGTATTATTTTTATTTTTTGGCACACAAAAAAATACTGTTCGTTCAAAAACAATAGATTTAATGCAAGAGCAAGTCTCTCAATACAGTATTGCTAAATTTTTTATTTCTCTTGGAACCGCAGTGTCGCAAGGAATTTTGCTGAGTGTTTTAAATGTTGAAATGGTTTTAATGTTTTCTGTCTTAACATTTTTACTAAATTTTATTCCCAATATAGGTTCTATTATTGCGGTATTACTTCCTTTACCATTGGCCATTTTACAATTTGGCTTTACTTTTCCTTTTTATGTTTTGCTATTTCTAAGTATAGCCATCCAAATGATATGGGGAAATATCCTAGAACCTAAACTTTTAGGTCAAACGTTAGGGTTTCATCCTGTAACAATTCTTTTGTGCTTGCTTTTTTGGGGTTTAGTCTGGGGAATTCCTGGAATGTTCTTGGCAGTCCCCATGACATCCATATTAAAAATCATTCTAGAACAAATTGACGCTACAAAAAGTATTGCAAAACTTCTTGAAGGCCAGCTCAACTATCAAGATGATCTGAGTTAA
- the sufC gene encoding Fe-S cluster assembly ATPase SufC — translation MIKINNLHVNVDGKEILKGINLEIKPGEIHAIMGPNGSGKSTLSYVLAGKEGYEISQGSIEYKGQNINDLAPEERAWMGIFLAFQYPVAIAGIKNTVFLRTCLNAKLKAQGKEELNAADFLKVLKTKTELLDLPKDLLNRSVNDGFSGGEKKRNEILQMALLEPDFAVLDETDSGLDIDALKVVAQGVNSLKSKDRSMLIITHYQRLLDYIVPDVVHVLANGKIIKTGDKSLALELEEKGYAWLTNHSNTVSLPGV, via the coding sequence ATGATTAAAATAAATAACTTACACGTTAATGTTGATGGCAAAGAAATTTTAAAAGGAATTAACCTTGAAATAAAACCGGGTGAAATTCATGCTATCATGGGTCCAAACGGTTCTGGCAAAAGTACACTCTCTTATGTTTTAGCAGGAAAAGAAGGCTATGAAATAAGCCAAGGTAGCATTGAGTACAAGGGCCAAAACATCAATGACCTTGCGCCTGAAGAACGCGCTTGGATGGGTATATTTTTAGCGTTTCAATATCCTGTTGCTATAGCCGGTATTAAAAACACTGTTTTTTTGAGAACATGTCTTAATGCAAAACTTAAAGCGCAAGGAAAAGAAGAGCTTAATGCTGCTGATTTTTTAAAAGTTTTAAAAACCAAAACAGAGCTACTTGACCTCCCTAAAGACTTGCTAAACCGTTCTGTTAATGATGGCTTTTCTGGTGGTGAAAAAAAACGCAATGAGATTTTACAGATGGCCCTGCTTGAACCAGATTTTGCCGTTTTAGACGAAACTGATTCAGGCCTTGATATTGATGCCTTAAAAGTTGTAGCTCAAGGAGTTAACAGTTTAAAATCTAAAGATAGAAGCATGCTGATCATTACCCACTACCAACGTTTATTGGATTATATTGTTCCTGACGTTGTTCATGTTCTAGCCAATGGTAAAATCATCAAAACAGGTGATAAGTCTCTAGCTTTAGAATTAGAAGAAAAAGGCTATGCTTGGTTAACAAACCATTCAAATACTGTTTCTCTTCCTGGAGTTTAA
- a CDS encoding aminopeptidase P family protein, which translates to MLNMSIPNYFKQRRQQLVDSIDEGVFIFPSIQEGRGAVINYLYRQDSSFYYLSGFDEADACMAIVKTNNQHKFILFAQDREPSKELWDGERYGLKRIKEVFSADEVYHLTDLEKELAKVLSEHKNVYYSYGHNEVFDKKVFSTLDIVRKMRGRSGKGLLTLKDPVEILGELRIIKKTEEIEKIRRACDASVIGHNAILSQAKAGMTERQVEAIFEYNAKMNGCSKTGYSSIVAAGANATCLHYVRNSDELKEGDLCLVDAGGEYDYYSADITRTFPVSGKFSQEQKEIYELVLKAQKATIAALKPGVLYENNYKVSCEVMTQGLIDLGILHGSLEENLEKMTVKKFFPHNIGHWLGLDIHDVGLYLDEDGRSRTLQEGMFLTVEPGLYFNPEDDSYPEKYKGIGVRIEDDILITADGHENLTRGVPKEVEEIEAVRQHAFK; encoded by the coding sequence ATGTTAAATATGAGTATACCTAACTACTTTAAACAACGCCGTCAACAGCTGGTTGATTCAATTGATGAAGGGGTTTTTATTTTCCCGTCTATTCAAGAAGGCAGAGGGGCAGTCATTAATTATCTTTATCGTCAAGATAGCAGTTTTTACTATTTGTCCGGTTTTGACGAGGCAGATGCTTGTATGGCCATTGTAAAAACCAACAATCAACACAAATTTATTCTTTTTGCTCAAGATAGAGAGCCTAGCAAAGAGTTATGGGATGGTGAACGTTATGGTTTAAAAAGAATTAAGGAAGTTTTTTCAGCTGATGAAGTTTATCATTTAACCGACTTAGAAAAAGAGTTAGCAAAGGTTTTATCAGAGCATAAAAACGTTTATTACAGCTATGGGCATAATGAAGTATTTGATAAAAAAGTATTTTCCACACTGGATATTGTTCGCAAAATGCGGGGTAGAAGTGGCAAAGGTCTGTTAACATTAAAAGATCCCGTTGAAATATTAGGTGAGTTGAGAATTATTAAAAAAACAGAAGAAATAGAGAAAATCAGACGTGCATGTGATGCTTCTGTCATTGGGCATAACGCTATTTTAAGCCAAGCAAAAGCGGGTATGACAGAAAGACAAGTGGAAGCAATTTTTGAATACAATGCAAAAATGAATGGCTGTAGTAAAACTGGTTACTCCAGTATTGTTGCAGCAGGTGCAAATGCAACTTGTCTTCACTATGTTAGAAACAGTGATGAATTAAAAGAAGGTGATTTATGTTTGGTTGATGCAGGAGGAGAATATGATTATTATTCTGCTGATATTACCAGAACTTTTCCTGTCTCTGGTAAGTTTAGCCAAGAGCAAAAAGAAATTTATGAATTGGTTTTAAAGGCACAAAAGGCCACAATTGCAGCACTAAAGCCTGGAGTACTTTATGAAAATAATTATAAGGTTTCTTGTGAGGTTATGACCCAAGGTTTGATAGATCTGGGTATTTTACATGGAAGCTTAGAAGAAAACCTTGAAAAAATGACTGTAAAAAAGTTTTTTCCTCATAATATTGGCCACTGGTTAGGGCTTGATATCCATGATGTGGGCTTGTATTTAGATGAGGATGGTCGTTCTAGAACTTTACAAGAAGGTATGTTTTTGACGGTAGAGCCAGGTTTGTATTTTAATCCCGAAGACGATTCGTATCCTGAAAAATATAAAGGTATTGGGGTAAGAATAGAGGATGATATTTTGATTACAGCAGATGGCCATGAAAACTTAACAAGAGGTGTGCCTAAAGAAGTTGAAGAGATTGAAGCTGTTCGACAACATGCATTTAAATAA
- the sufD gene encoding Fe-S cluster assembly protein SufD, producing the protein MNIVDQYKKNTPSDLVQEKAWSKFVASGFPNKKVEAFKYNKLSQNEYEQFNYLDKISDAKTVISQNKMHPIHVQLYNGYLKPLTIINDENYTVQPSLTEQTVVLKNSNQTTDNWNSLHHLNHAFSKHGYSIDVPQNKTSDSPLVIQHRVDKNAEGYAINNNNQITLNAGSSITLVEFFSSEQNSLSYFQNQTLSIHCKENAHLTLIRVQDDANNAIHQSSIDVFQEKNSSTKIIHFSLGAYRSRLDASIQLLQDNAQSNLSGLYIAKDKQFHDHYTNIYHGHANTFSQELFKGILNDHAEAAFAGKIYVEKNAQKIESKQMNRNLMLSDDASAYSVPQLEIFADDVKCAHGSTVGELNPDELFYLRSRGFSEHEAKLALVKAYANEITELCEVNFVKDYINDSFLKKLF; encoded by the coding sequence GTGAACATTGTTGATCAATATAAAAAAAATACTCCTTCAGATCTTGTACAAGAAAAAGCATGGTCAAAGTTTGTTGCAAGCGGTTTTCCTAATAAAAAAGTTGAGGCATTTAAATACAATAAACTATCCCAAAATGAGTATGAGCAGTTTAATTATTTAGATAAAATAAGTGACGCTAAAACTGTAATATCACAAAACAAAATGCACCCAATCCATGTACAGCTATACAATGGTTACCTTAAGCCTTTAACCATAATAAACGATGAAAACTATACTGTTCAACCTTCATTAACTGAACAAACTGTTGTTTTAAAAAACAGTAATCAAACAACTGATAATTGGAATTCATTGCATCATTTAAATCACGCATTTTCAAAACACGGTTACAGCATTGATGTTCCGCAAAACAAAACAAGTGATTCTCCTTTAGTCATTCAACATAGGGTTGATAAAAATGCTGAAGGCTATGCCATTAACAATAACAATCAAATCACGTTAAATGCAGGCAGCTCTATTACTCTGGTAGAGTTTTTTAGTAGCGAACAAAATTCCTTGAGTTACTTTCAAAACCAAACCTTAAGCATTCATTGTAAAGAAAATGCGCACTTAACATTAATTCGTGTACAAGATGATGCCAACAATGCCATACACCAAAGCAGCATTGATGTTTTTCAAGAAAAAAATAGTTCAACTAAAATCATTCATTTCTCACTTGGTGCCTACCGCTCACGGCTTGATGCTTCCATTCAACTGCTACAAGATAATGCCCAGAGTAACTTGTCAGGTCTTTATATTGCCAAAGATAAACAATTTCATGACCACTACACAAACATTTACCATGGTCATGCTAATACTTTTAGCCAAGAACTATTTAAAGGTATATTAAATGACCATGCTGAAGCAGCTTTTGCTGGGAAAATATATGTAGAAAAGAATGCTCAGAAAATTGAATCAAAACAAATGAACCGAAATTTAATGCTTTCTGATGATGCAAGTGCATACTCTGTTCCACAACTTGAGATATTTGCTGATGATGTTAAATGTGCGCATGGATCGACTGTGGGTGAATTAAACCCTGATGAACTGTTTTACTTAAGATCAAGAGGATTTTCTGAACATGAAGCAAAGCTTGCACTTGTCAAAGCCTATGCTAATGAAATTACAGAGCTGTGTGAAGTCAATTTTGTTAAAGATTATATTAATGACTCATTTCTAAAAAAACTTTTTTAA
- a CDS encoding LysR family transcriptional regulator encodes MKINITNQINILEFWINFIYIKEMEFHDLEVFVVVTQEKSFSRAAKKIFRTQPAVSLAIRRLEEEMGGPVFDRASKEPILTDIGRILYEYARELLNLRNQVIPAVEELKSLKRGIIRIGANETGAVFLLPHIVEYRKQFPDIKVEVLRFKSNMIPDEIMKRNIDLGIIGYDPKDPHLAAPIVYEDHLSLVVYPSHRFAKQKKVNIKDLSGETFAAHFVRASFRDQIISLFEKKGVPLNIDVELPTVEAIKQFVEMKQAVAMIPSMCIENEVRSKRLVDIEVPEIKVIQKKLRAVHIKGKTHTSFAARAFISILQKNKDIKL; translated from the coding sequence ATGAAAATAAATATAACAAATCAAATTAATATTCTTGAATTTTGGATAAATTTTATTTATATTAAAGAAATGGAATTTCATGATCTTGAAGTATTTGTTGTTGTTACGCAAGAAAAAAGTTTTTCTAGAGCAGCAAAAAAAATATTTAGAACTCAGCCAGCTGTCAGTTTAGCTATCAGAAGATTAGAAGAAGAAATGGGAGGACCGGTTTTTGATAGAGCCAGTAAAGAACCTATCTTAACGGATATAGGTAGAATTTTATATGAGTATGCTAGAGAGCTCCTTAATTTGAGAAATCAAGTTATACCAGCAGTAGAAGAATTAAAAAGCCTAAAACGAGGAATCATACGCATTGGGGCAAATGAAACAGGAGCAGTGTTTTTATTGCCACATATTGTTGAGTACAGAAAGCAATTTCCGGATATCAAAGTTGAAGTTCTTCGATTTAAATCCAATATGATTCCTGATGAAATCATGAAAAGAAATATTGATTTAGGAATTATAGGCTATGATCCAAAAGACCCCCATTTGGCTGCCCCTATCGTTTATGAAGATCACTTGTCCCTGGTTGTTTATCCATCGCACAGATTTGCTAAACAAAAAAAAGTTAATATCAAAGATTTATCAGGTGAAACTTTTGCAGCTCATTTTGTTAGAGCTAGCTTTAGAGATCAAATCATAAGTTTATTTGAAAAAAAAGGTGTGCCACTTAATATTGACGTAGAACTGCCTACAGTTGAGGCTATAAAACAATTTGTTGAAATGAAGCAAGCTGTAGCCATGATTCCAAGTATGTGCATAGAAAATGAAGTTCGTTCTAAACGTTTGGTAGATATAGAGGTGCCAGAAATTAAGGTGATACAAAAAAAATTAAGGGCAGTTCATATTAAAGGGAAAACCCATACTTCGTTTGCAGCCAGAGCGTTTATTTCTATTTTGCAAAAAAATAAAGATATAAAGCTTTAA
- a CDS encoding class I SAM-dependent methyltransferase — translation MYSKYELYEASVQDPQAEVEFWQQASQELRGKPVRSMREDFCATFWNAATWVKQHHDNTAVAVDISEDVLDYGKKKHFNQLSSSEQSRLHVIQGDVMKVNDPKVDMVTVSNFSIFFFKERQKLLAYLKKTLSVINDNGFICVDVLGGTQSEDDDYEEREFNIPGHKEDITYVWEQEAYNPITRETKYSIHYKFKNKKKMKRAFTYDWRMWSIPELKDLMLEAGFKDVVIYWEEDDEDGEGSGVYSRHDDAENCASWIAYVIGLK, via the coding sequence ATGTATAGTAAATATGAATTGTATGAGGCTTCTGTTCAAGATCCTCAAGCGGAAGTCGAGTTTTGGCAGCAGGCAAGTCAGGAGTTAAGAGGGAAACCTGTGCGTAGTATGCGTGAAGACTTCTGTGCCACTTTTTGGAACGCGGCAACATGGGTCAAACAACATCATGATAATACAGCAGTAGCCGTTGATATATCTGAAGATGTACTAGACTACGGTAAAAAAAAACATTTTAATCAACTGTCTTCTTCAGAGCAAAGTCGATTACATGTCATTCAAGGTGATGTGATGAAAGTCAATGATCCAAAAGTTGATATGGTAACAGTATCTAACTTTTCTATTTTCTTTTTCAAAGAGCGTCAGAAACTATTGGCCTATTTAAAAAAAACACTAAGTGTAATCAATGACAATGGCTTTATTTGTGTTGATGTATTAGGTGGAACACAATCTGAAGATGATGACTATGAAGAGCGAGAGTTTAACATCCCTGGACATAAGGAAGATATAACCTATGTCTGGGAACAAGAAGCTTATAATCCAATTACACGCGAAACCAAGTATTCAATTCATTACAAATTTAAAAATAAGAAAAAAATGAAGCGGGCATTTACATATGATTGGCGGATGTGGAGTATTCCTGAGTTAAAAGACTTAATGCTAGAAGCCGGCTTTAAAGATGTTGTGATTTATTGGGAAGAAGATGATGAAGATGGTGAAGGTAGTGGTGTTTACTCAAGACATGATGACGCAGAAAACTGTGCTTCATGGATTGCTTATGTGATTGGGTTAAAATAA